A section of the Acidobacterium capsulatum ATCC 51196 genome encodes:
- a CDS encoding B-box zinc finger protein has protein sequence MNCTNHPDQPVAAYCQNCGKALCAACVRPVSSNVYCEQCLAEKLGVSAAPGAAATGPAIPQMPGAPNPGLAALLGIIPGVGAMYNGQYVKAIVHVLVFVVLVGLANSHDIFGIFIAAWFFYQVFDAYHTARARRFGLPVPDPFGLNDLGNRLGLHNAVPYVPVNPATGQPAPGSVPPGAVPYDPFYAPPPPPAAAAEEAVPPYGAYPPYAPPYTPVDPGVPVDPSINAGVPVPPPDLQRARREPIGAIVLIGLGMLFLFNTLGLLQFDWIGRGWPLLIIGVGIWMLISRSRGVARRTGGGQ, from the coding sequence ATGAACTGCACGAATCACCCGGATCAACCTGTTGCTGCCTACTGCCAGAACTGCGGCAAGGCACTCTGCGCCGCCTGTGTCCGGCCAGTCTCCAGCAACGTTTATTGCGAACAGTGCCTGGCGGAAAAGCTGGGCGTAAGTGCGGCTCCAGGCGCAGCCGCCACGGGGCCCGCTATCCCTCAGATGCCGGGTGCGCCCAATCCAGGACTGGCAGCCCTGCTCGGAATCATTCCCGGTGTGGGAGCCATGTACAACGGCCAGTATGTCAAAGCCATTGTGCATGTACTGGTCTTTGTCGTGCTGGTCGGCCTGGCGAACTCTCATGACATCTTTGGCATCTTCATCGCTGCGTGGTTCTTTTACCAGGTGTTTGACGCCTACCATACGGCACGCGCGCGCCGCTTCGGGCTGCCGGTTCCTGACCCATTCGGGCTGAACGACCTGGGCAATCGTCTTGGGCTGCACAATGCTGTGCCTTATGTGCCGGTGAATCCGGCGACGGGCCAGCCAGCCCCCGGTTCCGTGCCTCCCGGCGCGGTGCCATACGATCCCTTTTATGCGCCACCTCCGCCACCAGCGGCCGCAGCGGAGGAAGCCGTTCCCCCTTACGGAGCCTATCCGCCCTATGCACCGCCGTACACTCCAGTGGATCCGGGAGTTCCCGTCGATCCTTCGATAAATGCCGGTGTTCCTGTGCCTCCGCCGGACCTGCAGCGCGCGCGCCGTGAGCCGATCGGGGCCATTGTTCTCATCGGGCTGGGCATGCTTTTCCTCTTTAATACGCTGGGACTGTTGCAGTTTGACTGGATTGGGCGGGGCTGGCCGCTGCTGATCATCGGTGTCGGCATCTGGATGCTGATCAGCCGCTCACGCGGCGTTGCCCGCAGGACGGGAGGCGGCCAATGA
- the glgC gene encoding glucose-1-phosphate adenylyltransferase, giving the protein MRGPSPGRPKRFHKTRGWRAVMKDTLGVLLAGGAGERLFPLTRDRAKPAVPFGGQYRIIDITLSNCINSGLHRVYILTQYKALSLNRHIREGWSTVVAQELGEFIEILPPMQRVSANWYMGTADAVYQNIYSIGSEQPKHVLILSGDHIYKMDYGKMLEQHNASGADVTLATLQIRPDEVSRFGVVDVARSGEVQGFVEKPKSTHLRSPWNPSMVDASMGIYLFNTDVLLPALMRDAEDPHSKHDFGHNILPNILERYKIYAYNFVDENKQEALYWRDVGTLDAFYDANMDVASVSPIFNLYDKSWPIRTRVRQYPPAKFVFGEPGRTGSAVNSIVSAGCIISGAAMRNSVLSQDVRVNSYSEVDSSIIFSHVNIGRHCRIRRAIIDRDVHLPEGTVIGFDPEEDRKNHFVTPSGLTVVTRDYSLYENPVAPDFMPEQN; this is encoded by the coding sequence TTGCGCGGTCCATCCCCGGGAAGGCCGAAGCGATTCCATAAGACGAGAGGATGGCGCGCGGTTATGAAAGACACTTTGGGAGTCCTGCTGGCGGGCGGCGCGGGCGAACGTTTGTTTCCACTCACGCGGGATCGCGCAAAGCCGGCAGTGCCGTTCGGCGGCCAGTATCGCATCATCGATATCACGCTTTCCAACTGCATCAACTCGGGCCTGCACCGGGTCTACATCCTCACTCAATACAAGGCTCTTTCACTCAACCGGCATATTCGCGAGGGCTGGTCGACCGTGGTTGCTCAGGAACTCGGGGAGTTCATTGAGATTTTGCCGCCCATGCAGCGCGTGAGCGCCAACTGGTACATGGGCACCGCTGACGCTGTTTACCAGAACATCTATTCCATCGGTTCCGAGCAGCCGAAGCATGTGCTCATCCTGTCGGGCGATCACATTTACAAGATGGATTACGGCAAGATGCTCGAGCAGCACAACGCCTCAGGCGCAGACGTGACGCTGGCGACGCTGCAGATTCGCCCCGATGAGGTATCGCGCTTCGGAGTCGTCGATGTGGCTCGCAGCGGCGAGGTGCAGGGCTTTGTGGAGAAACCCAAGTCCACGCATCTGCGTTCCCCCTGGAACCCGTCGATGGTCGACGCCTCCATGGGCATTTATCTCTTCAATACCGACGTGCTGTTGCCTGCCTTGATGCGCGACGCGGAAGACCCGCACTCCAAGCATGATTTTGGGCACAACATCCTGCCCAACATCCTTGAGCGCTACAAGATCTACGCCTACAACTTCGTCGATGAGAACAAGCAGGAGGCGCTCTATTGGCGCGACGTGGGCACGCTCGATGCTTTTTACGATGCGAATATGGATGTAGCCTCCGTCTCGCCCATCTTCAACCTCTATGACAAGAGTTGGCCGATTCGTACGCGCGTGCGCCAGTACCCTCCGGCCAAATTCGTCTTTGGCGAGCCTGGGCGAACGGGTTCGGCAGTGAACTCAATTGTTTCGGCCGGATGCATCATCTCCGGCGCGGCCATGCGCAACAGTGTGCTTTCGCAGGACGTGCGTGTGAATTCCTATTCTGAGGTGGACTCCAGCATCATCTTTTCGCATGTGAATATCGGGCGGCATTGCCGCATCCGCCGGGCGATCATTGATCGCGATGTGCATTTGCCTGAGGGCACAGTGATCGGCTTTGACCCGGAAGAGGATCGCAAAAATCATTTTGTGACTCCCAGCGGCCTGACAGTGGTGACGCGCGATTATTCGCTATATGAAAACCCCGTCGCGCCGGACTTCATGCCGGAGCAGAATTAG
- a CDS encoding anti-sigma factor family protein: MAEHNPFETRKAGEVRCEDWEAWLTERLDGTLAPELEAPFVAHAAQCPACGELLARASQGREWLQFLHEDPFVPPGLLGKILDQTKSPAGLGAHPAGAVPVPATGAVAVWHLSMRRGFQETRLLMTLAMAFFSITLTLNLLGVHPGSMRLRDLSFSNMQRTVVSSFYGTKQKVVHTYENLRFIYEMDSQLRDLQRNAARQGGAKKGKGGGAKNDVPAQPNARQWAQEKASTAASSDQTSRVENEKKSGTGLMASQQEAERNWA, from the coding sequence ATGGCGGAACATAATCCATTCGAGACGCGGAAGGCAGGCGAAGTCCGCTGCGAGGACTGGGAAGCCTGGCTGACGGAGCGTTTGGACGGAACGCTGGCTCCTGAGCTCGAGGCCCCGTTTGTCGCCCATGCCGCCCAATGCCCTGCTTGTGGGGAGTTGCTGGCGCGCGCCAGCCAGGGACGCGAGTGGCTCCAGTTCCTGCATGAAGATCCGTTTGTGCCGCCCGGGCTGCTGGGTAAAATTCTGGATCAGACCAAGAGTCCTGCTGGGCTCGGCGCGCATCCGGCAGGTGCCGTTCCGGTTCCAGCGACAGGTGCGGTGGCGGTGTGGCATCTCTCGATGCGGCGCGGCTTTCAGGAGACGCGTCTGCTGATGACGCTGGCGATGGCCTTCTTCTCCATCACGCTCACCCTCAACCTGCTCGGAGTGCATCCCGGCAGCATGCGCCTGCGCGATCTGTCTTTCTCAAACATGCAGCGCACCGTGGTGAGCAGCTTCTACGGCACCAAACAAAAAGTGGTACATACATACGAGAATCTGCGGTTTATTTATGAAATGGATTCGCAGCTTCGCGACCTGCAGCGCAATGCGGCGCGGCAGGGCGGCGCGAAGAAGGGCAAGGGCGGCGGTGCGAAAAACGATGTTCCGGCACAGCCCAATGCTCGCCAGTGGGCGCAGGAGAAGGCTTCAACGGCGGCTTCGTCTGATCAGACCAGCCGCGTGGAGAACGAGAAGAAGTCCGGTACAGGACTCATGGCAAGCCAACAAGAGGCAGAAAGGAACTGGGCATGA
- a CDS encoding LiaI-LiaF-like domain-containing protein — translation MNQYLLLRRLKGPALLITFGITALLDQYHVLSFGKSWPLYLIVIGIFQLAERAALSRMQAPPMGGYYPPVGGVPPAPPASPGTAITPVIPGIGPEDRSR, via the coding sequence ATGAATCAGTATCTGCTGTTGCGGCGCTTGAAGGGGCCCGCGCTTCTGATCACCTTTGGCATCACGGCTCTTCTGGACCAGTACCATGTGCTTTCTTTCGGCAAAAGCTGGCCGCTCTATCTGATCGTGATTGGCATCTTCCAATTGGCAGAGCGCGCAGCGCTGTCGCGGATGCAAGCGCCCCCGATGGGCGGCTACTATCCCCCCGTCGGAGGTGTGCCTCCCGCGCCTCCGGCATCGCCGGGAACCGCGATCACACCCGTAATTCCGGGCATCGGTCCGGAAGACAGGAGCCGGTAA
- a CDS encoding RNA polymerase sigma factor: protein MPQPAPDAKSTDASMHLVVQRCMDGDSGAWTELVQTHHRRVYALCYRFTGSSSDAEDLTQDVFLKVYGNLRSFDTERGSFQTWITTLTRNLLVDHFRRSKQQRATSSMDEGWDEADDLPLTQRLAQPGPDPHDRAVQRQLEKLVQEALVKISPELREAVILRDLQDLDYKEIAQILRVPEGTVKSRISRGRAELARVLERSKGQVV from the coding sequence ATGCCCCAACCAGCCCCAGATGCAAAATCGACTGACGCCTCCATGCATCTGGTCGTGCAACGGTGCATGGATGGTGACTCCGGTGCCTGGACCGAACTGGTGCAGACGCATCACCGGCGCGTGTATGCGCTCTGCTACCGCTTTACGGGCTCATCGAGCGACGCTGAAGATCTCACGCAGGACGTGTTTCTGAAGGTCTACGGCAATCTGCGCTCGTTTGATACGGAGCGGGGCAGTTTTCAGACCTGGATCACAACGCTGACGAGGAATCTGCTGGTGGATCACTTCCGGCGGTCCAAACAGCAGCGTGCTACGTCATCTATGGATGAGGGGTGGGATGAAGCCGACGATCTGCCGTTGACGCAGCGGCTGGCCCAGCCCGGACCCGATCCTCACGACCGCGCGGTGCAAAGACAGTTGGAAAAGCTGGTACAGGAGGCACTGGTCAAGATTTCTCCCGAGTTGAGGGAAGCGGTTATTCTGCGGGATCTGCAGGATCTGGATTACAAGGAGATCGCGCAGATTCTGCGGGTGCCCGAAGGTACCGTGAAGAGCCGGATCAGCCGCGGCCGCGCGGAACTGGCCCGCGTGCTGGAACGTAGTAAAGGACAGGTGGTTTAG